One genomic window of Coregonus clupeaformis isolate EN_2021a chromosome 12, ASM2061545v1, whole genome shotgun sequence includes the following:
- the LOC121578078 gene encoding msx2-interacting protein-like isoform X6 produces the protein MIFAFYSGSHNSDDLDCIWDYRFGYCFWKSSSESRERAYDHSPYGHHERAGTFDRQRHYNADYYRDRTMFAAGVSPGPGSSSAMGGSFETPDAHFESRIRGDPFTLSSAARRDPYRDDRGRRVDRTYHHRRSRSSHSSQSRHTSPQRTTGQTPKAPHSPKRAPLSPGRGPCSRSRSRSSSSDSVSSTSSTGSGSSDSNSSSSDGSRARSVQSSATHAPPSQPCSMVMEGDEPRRSFGIRVQNLPVRSTDTSLKDGLFHEFKKHGKVTSVQIHGASEDRYGLVFFRQQEDQEKALNVSKGKLFFGMMIEVSVWNGPVFPSETESENEFRPLDGRIDEFHPKATRTLFIGNLEKTTSYQQLLDIFQRFGEIVDIDIKKVNGIPQYAFVQYSDIASVCKAIKKMDGEYLGSNRLKLGFGKSMPTTCVWLDGLASNITEQYLTRHFCRYGHVVKVVFDRLKGMSLILYNNTDFAQAAVRETKGWKIGGNKIKVDFASQESQMAFYRSMQASGQDIRDFYEIPTERREERPRPPYHEFSAERAYFENVHTPGTIYPEDPHRDYPARSRDRYSELEHYQGEHFDPRYHEDPREFRDYRDPFEQDIRKYTYIQRERERERERFEADRGRWSPSHPRRPITPSASPSPSERAPRDPERRVYSQSSERSGSCSSLSPPRFDKADKAPPLEHGASSKIDRLEKDAHPVEPERERGAGAEKSKRGRRKEKGDKEKGEKSKSRKGKVQSPSIPPSETELEPSLDGGSGRGKVSDQDSLERQIYKGDNDPPPSDPTASTSRHEPVKSERLESGKGEIADKDVKTRSKKHQKSDTGNDGKDPSLDSDRLAARKRRFGDASGRTIRQKRRRLEDGSQPPDFGASTAFSKEKDGDDKAQQKDSQRRDSRSKMERLVFLGSQDPVIRGQEELPEGSMDPIDSKHHSMSRRFSNDGSMDHDNTRDQDPLSPFKYGAQDNDKGVKEEPLDIDLSQSYRKQMEQRRLHQQLQEPDKQEKPGSPQGLEREDLEHRSLVHEVGKPPQDVTDNFPSHKLKKLEQFDADISAKRGDRVYRSFRQKSEDPEWNNTASPGLQHFSHHAEDPEWNNTASPGLQHFSHHAEEDFAESSHLREVKTEDKSHPDLELAVKRTHTMQMSKPNTPLQISEEEREKRWESRVKQDFLPDLNFSRVIGKNPHHRKRLEYGILHDLEPGEVRSDSEEDREDKPHSPMPSTSGPLSDRQRVDRFSDPKLATLERMKFYSFALDQTITPDTKALLERAKSLSSSREDNWSFLDYDSHFAGLRSRKDTEKVESAPRPTPSWYMKKKKIRSSGSEDKLDDRKEEPKPKPEEHERRELFASRFLHSSIFEQDSRRLQHLERKHEDHEQSPGQQTGQQGPADGQPDTEPVVLFHSRFLEFTRLQQQKDQPLPDVKKADSIDENRVEKSPEAEQQPLQLPKTSEPVMDPEIKPISLAEDIISQPPLMPKEMSRPKQMSPLLLPPKQMSPPLPPKEMSPPKQMFPPLPPKEMSPPKQTSPLLPPKEMSPPVETHVMFTPSLEPEAPEPAAIEPLTKEENIENEPLPPLPQMSPPASVNLVAPEPIRSVRKVKRFPSEEKSKDVAQDIKTPTPEQSSNSDCHIHKTLLSRSEPELAPPELPPELKSSTPPNPVDEMEVSKEDTKTNDTDTHTEVEKKLDLDQTQVLVDNETSDESISPHQKSKNKKSKSPTQIPLTPLVSATSSEKPLTRKSERTKRASSPRAESLKGSLDSKSTGKSPIHGADPEHGTEQSISVGRARRRNVKSVYATPVEEDATKGAGKDVTESPRSARKRGGDKDKEAASQQPLEQDSLAPITSRRGRPPKNRQKGEDMLTAKGDRSKMETKDTDSNESESSERISKVSKGRHSPHGHKVLASQLPMPTVTGSSRKGEKTEPTEDVAQPIDFTEEDNLAIQDSTVSCKEDFVVPVVTKKEENVMQQLGTEKSRDKDRQKIDPIEEKASGTKFEKETEPPVTEEQPVLEKVEKSGRGKAPRLTRTPKSPVLKNLKIRLNVTEVKDLLQMGDEEPGNQDDSFKKTKPGEPTNDPLLESSPGKDVSSSNEDKDEVTPETKPPIDPKTLLQQEQELEQAVENIAKLTDPTLPAEPPTPPAQPPAELKVETEEDKPANPASEYELAAAIDSIIGEDIAVPLPQEPVISAVVDSDLEIPTFIQPTKGAELVTNMSPIQGESFFPTTPRKGAKGRAKTQKRSKSQKSNKKDAVKASSSEPENISVITSDSTPSNEQPVPESILSSTAAGVITATSWKPETEHLAPKATDMPKESKLPPAPAEQPPPKHLKPVCPPTKSPTLPKPHTQPPPPECISPSLSPTPTRPNIRNTQPSRIPVSPPDWLNQSKDAVIPSSPRASAAPVENPGLPPDTEPMETDHNISDLRRILMKHKNVSLPVPCSSSVPTNLGTSSLRDPPHPPDSNTPMVAVPSKAPLNDNRLPSHPAQPVVRPPASLPSPESKSVISVIASAATSVISRVCNPPDMDKVNMSVDRNPCVDMPLPKQAYRPPSMEDRDSGSYHGPSVGEEGGSAGRYLVESSGLGTGSIPGLRVNTSEGVVVLSHSGQIKEGPQRISAKISQIPPATAVDMESQQLVSMPQIKPEMYTHSQSNTPKCPQIQTDHGHPKTQQPVSSIKQENTGMEKLESPYPSGPQGGVVKRLQQTVGSPQVMGYHHPEFTMLLKQPKKVDGADAMTADGGKPSWTSAISPAMSPHLPSPAGNHVGFVSGSATDRTPSHLSGVKQEPRSPRKSGHPHSPFTKVSSPIGGSSPKGLPGMLPSGLPAMQQYVTSVHHPEQSVIMQPHSAHVGIGRMSPHRVSQVIPMGHLVQGEVRVNTPPLSVMSFGMHGDPLASPWSGPLQQRPTSPQAVGRDMVLKVNPGNVRGHEGEQEDARRFHQATGRPSATQLKPETMQADPRGALRSGLQLDPYMSPRDMRVLMHHPQGERSAPEPHQGHIQETVPPSSTSTNITSSLSPRAHLLAKGVSEKEVTKPQEVKSPHSPLKDGMMGIRPSMAAMASPQRVQLLPSGTGASFSEYPGMYSNTRAIHSQITETSPFAINQAPLNITSTLGADPSQSQADGKVKQVGHQPVNMVQLLTKYPIVWQGLLALKNDQAAVQLHFVCGNKALALRSLPLPEGGALLRIVQRMRLEASQLDGVARRMTQGESEFCLLLALPCGRDQEDVLNQTQALRTAFINYLQAKLAAGIINVPNPGSNQPAYVLQIFPPCEFSESHLSRLAPDLLNRISNISPHLMIVITSV, from the exons ATGATTTTTGCTTTTTATTCCGGCTCACACAATTCTGACGACCTAGATTGTATTTGGGATTATAGGTTCGGTTACTGCTTTTGGAAAAG CAGCTCCGAGAGCCGGGAGCGTGCATATGATCACAGCCCCTATGGACACCATGAGCGCGCTGGCACTTTTGATAGACAGCGCCACTACAACGCAGACTATTACCGTGATCGCACCATGTTTGCAGCTGGAGTTAGCCCTGGCCCTGGAAGTAGCAGTGCCATGGGTGGGAGCTTTGAAACCCCGGACGCTCATTTTGAGTCCAGGATCCGAGGAGATCCCTTCACCTTGTCTAGTGCTGCACGCCGCGACCCCTATCGAGATGACAGGGGACGTCGTGTTGACAGAACTTACCATCACCGCCGCAGTCGGTCATCTCATTCCTCACAGTCTCGACACACCTCCCCACAAAGGACCACGGGGCAAACACCCAAAGCCCCCCATTCCCCCAAAAGAGCCCCCCTCTCCCCAGGACGAGGTCCATGCTCTAGGTCCCGCAGTAGGTCCTCTAGCTCTGATTCTGTCAGTAGCACCAGCAGCACCGGCAGTGGCAG CAGCGATTCAAACAGCAGCTCAAGTGATGGGTCTCGTGCACGCTCTGTTCAGTCCTCTGCTACACATGCACCTCCCTCTCAGCCCTGCTCCATGGTGATGGAAGGTGATGAGCCACGCAGAAGCTTTGGCATCAGGGTGCAGAACCTACCAGTGCGCTCCACAG ACACAAGTTTGAAAGATGGACTGTTCCATGAGTTCAAGAAACATGGGAAAGTGACATCCGTGCAGATCCACGGGGCTTCAGAGGACCGATATGGTCTGGTGTTCTTCAGACAGCAGGAAGACCAAGAGAAAGCCCTCAACGTCTCCAAAGGAAAGCTTTTTTTCGGCATGATGATCGAGGTTTCTGTCTGGAACGGCCCTG TCTTTCCCTCAGAAACCGAGAGCGAGAATGAATTCAGGCCATTGGATGGACGGATTGATGAATTCCACCCCAAGGCCACAAGGACCCTGTTTATCGGCAACTTGGAGAAGACCACCAGTTACCAACAGCTCCTTGATATCTTCCAGCGCTTTGGCGAGATTGTG GACATTGACATTAAAAAGGTCAATGGTATTCCTCAATACGCCTTTGTGCAGTATTCTGATATTGCCAGTGTCTGCAAAGCTATAAAGAAGATGGATGGAGAGTATTTAGGGAGCAACCGGCTCAAG CTGGGTTTTGGGAAGAGTATGCCCACAACATGTGTTTGGCTGGACGGTTTGGCTTCCAACATTACAGAGCAATATCTCACACGCCACTTCTGCCGCTATGGACATGTAGTCAAG GTGGTGTTTGACAGGTTAAAGGGGATGTCTCTCATCTTGTATAACAACACAGATTTTGCACAGGCAGCTGTCAGGGAGACCAAAGGCTGGAAGATTGGAGGCAACAAAATAAAG GTGGATTTTGCCAGCCAAGAGAGTCAGATGGCTTTTTATCGCTCTATGCAGGCCTCTGGGCAAGACATTAGAGACTTCTACGAAATTCCAACTGAAAGAAG GGAGGAACGACCAAGACCTCCATACCACGAGTTCTCAGCAGAAAGAGCCTACTTTGAGAATGTACACACCCCTGGCACCATTTACCCTGAAGACCCTCACAGAGACTACCCCGCCCGCAGCCGTGATCGGTATTCGGAGTTGGAGCATTACCAGGGAGAACACTTTGACCCACGCTATCATGAGGACCCTCGGGAGTTCAGGGATTATCGAGATCCTTTTGAGCAGGACATTCGGAAATACACATACATCCAgagggagcgagaaagagagcggGAGCGCTTTGAGGCAGACCGTGGCAGGTGGAGCCCCTCTCATCCACGGCGCCCGATCACCCCTTCTGCCTCCCCTTCACCATCTGAGCGTGCTCCCAGAGACCCAGAGCGACGGGTCTACAGCCAGTCCTCTGAGCGAAGTGGTAGTTGCAGCTCACTCTCACCACCACGCTTTGACAAGGCTGACAAGGCTCCTCCATTGGAACACGGAGCCAGCTCTAAGATTGATAGGTTGGAAAAAGACGCCCACCCGGTTGAACCTGAGCGTGAGCGTGGAGCTGGGGCTGAGAAGAGCAAGCGGGGGAGACGAAAGGAGAAAGGTGACAAAGAAAAAGGAGAGAAGAGTAAATCAAGGAAAGGAAAGGTGCAATCTCCCAGTATCCCACCGTCTGAGACAGAGCTAGAACCCAGCCTGGATGGAGGCTCTGGAAGGGGAAAGGTGTCGGACCAAGACAGCCTTGAGAGACAGATATATAAAGGTGACAATGACCCTCCTCCTTCAGATCCGACAGCGTCAACCTCTCGCCATGAGCCTGTAAAAAGTGAGAGGCTTGAGTCGGGGAAAGGTGAGATCGCAGACAAGGATGTTAAAACACGATCCAAGAAACACCAAAAGTCTGACACTGGAAATGATGGGAAAGATCCATCACTGGATTCTGATCGGCTGGCTGCGAGAAAGAGGCGCTTTGGAGATGCCAGTGGAAGGACTATTCGGCAGAAGAGGAGAAGGCTGGAGGATGGGAGTCAACCCCCAGACTTCGGAGCTAGCACTGCCTTTTCAAAAGAGAAGGATGGCGACGACAAGGCTCAACAAAAAGACTCCCAGCGGCGGGATTCAAGATCCAAAATGGAGAGGCTGGTGTTTCTTGGCAGTCAGGATCCTGTAATTAGAGGACAGGAAGAGCTGCCTGAGGGGAGCATGGACCCTATAGACTCAAAACACCACAGTATGTCTAGAAGGTTCTCCAACGATGGGAGCATGGATCATGATAATACAAGAGATCAAGATCCACTGAGCCCTTTCAAATATGGTGCACAGGACAATGACAAGGGTGTCAAGGAAGAGCCTCTGGATATTGACCTCTCCCAGAGTTACCGCAAACAGATGGAGCAAAGGAGGCTTCACCAACAGCTGCAAGAGCCAGACAAACAAGAAAAACCAGGAAGTCCACAAGGCTTAGAAAGGGAGGATCTTGAACACCGCAGTCTGGTACATGAAGTGGGCAAGCCACCTCAAGACGTCACAGATAATTTCCCATCTCATAAACTCAAGAAACTAGAGCAATTTGACGCAGATATTAGTGCCAAAAGGGGGGACCGCGTCTACAGGAGCTTCCGGCAAAAGAGTGAAGATCCTGAGTGGAACAACACTGCATCTCCAGGCTTGCAACACTTCTCTCATCATGCTGAAGATCCTGAGTGGAACAACACTGCATCTCCAGGCTTGCAACACTTCTCTCATCATGCTGAAGAGGACTTTGCGGAATCTTCACACCTCAGGGAGGTTAAAACTGAGGATAAAAGCCACCCAGATCTGGAGCTGGCAGTCAAAAGGACACATACAATGCAAATGTCGAAGCCTAACACTCCTTTACAAATTAGTGAAGAAGAGCGGGAAAAACGTTGGGAGAGCAGAGTCAAGCAAGATTTTTTACCCGACTTAAACTTCTCAAGAGTCATTGGAAAAAATCCACACCATCGCAAGCGTTTGGAGTACGGCATTTTGCATGATTTGGAGCCTGGGGAAGTACGATCCGATTCTGAAGAGGATAGAGAGGACAAACCACACTCTCCTATGCCCTCCACTTCTGGACCTTTGTCTGACAGGCAGAGAGTGGACAGATTTTCAGACCCTAAGCTTGCCACCTTGGAGAGGATGAAGTTCTACTCCTTTGCACTTGACCAGACTATCACACCAGATACCAAGGCCCTGCTAGAGCGAGCAaagtctctgtcctcctctaggGAGGACAACTGGTCTTTCTTGGACTATGATTCACACTTTGCTGGTTTACGCAGTAGGAAAGATACTGAGAAGGTTGAGTCAGCACCACGACCTACACCCTCTTGGTACATGAAGAAAAAGAAAATTCGCAGTAGTGGGTCTGAAGACAAACTAGATGACAGGAAGGAAGAGCCCAAGCCCAAGCCAGAGGAACATGAACGCAGGGAACTGTTTGCCTCACGTTTCCTTCACAGCTCGATCTTTGAGCAGGACTCGAGACGTCTTCAGCACCTTGAGCGAAAGCATGAGGACCATGAGCAGAGTCCGGGTCAACAAACTGGTCAGCAAGGCCCGGCAGATGGGCAGCCTGACACAGAACCAGTTGTCCTCTTCCATAGCCGCTTTTTGGAGTTCACACGGCTGCAACAGCAGAAAGACCAACCGCTACCAGATGTAAAAAAGGCAGATTCCATAGATGAGAATAGGGTGGAGAAGTCACCTGAGGCAGAACAGCAACCTCTGCAGTTACCTAAAACCTCAGAACCTGTGATGGATCCAGAAATTAAACCTATTAGCCTTGCTGAGGACATTATTTCCCAGCCCCCACTTATGCCCAAGGAGATGTCTCGACCCAAGcaaatgtctccactcctccttcCACCCAAGCAGATGTCTCCACCCCTTCCACCCAAGGAGATGTCTCCACCCAAGCAGATGTTTCCACCCCTTCCACCCAAGGAGATGTCTCCACCCAAGCAGACGTCTCCACTCCTTCCGCCCAAGGAGATGTCTCCACCAGTGGAAACACATGTCATGTTTACTCCATCCCTAGAGCCAGAGGCTCCAGAGCCAGCTGCCATAGAACCTTTGACAAAAGaagaaaacatagaaaatgaaccgCTCCCTCCCCTCCCGCAAATGTCTCCCCCTGCTTCTGTTAATTTAGTAGCCCCCGAGCCCATCCGTTCTGTGAGAAAAGTTAAAAGATTCCCTAGTGAAGAGAAATCTAAAGATGTAGCTCAGGATATTAAAACGCCGACCCCTGAGCAGTCTTCCAACAGTGATTGCCATATTCATAAAACGTTATTGAGTCGTTCTGAGCCTGAGTTGGCACCTCCTGAATTACCACCTGAATTGAAAAGTTCCACACCACCTAACCCTGTTGATGAGATGGAGGTGTCAAAAGAGGATACCAAGACTAATGATACAGACACTCATACAGAGGTGGAAAAGAAACTTGATCTCGATCAGACGCAGGTGCTTGTTGATAATGAAACCAGTGATGAGTCAATTTCACCACATCAGAAGTCCAAGAACAAAAAGAGTAAGTCTCCTACTCAAATCCCACTGACTCCTTTGGTTTCAGCAACTAGTTCAGAGAAACCACTTACACGCAAGAGTGAACGCACAAAACGTGCGTCATCCCCTAGAGCAGAGTCTTTGAAGGGAAGCTTGGATTCCAAATCCACAGGCAAGTCTCCCATACATGGTGCAGACCCCGAGCATGGCACAGAGCAAAGTATATCTGTTGGAAGAGCAAGGCGTAGAAATGTGAAATCTGTATATGCCACCCCAGTTGAGGAAGATGCCACTAAGGGGGCTGGAAAGGATGTAACTGAGTCACCACGTTCTGCACGGAAGCGAGGTGGAGACAAAGACAAGGAAGCAGCCTCTCAGCAACCATTAGAACAGGATTCCCTTGCACCTATCACCTCAAGGCGGGGACGTCCTCCTAAGAATCGGCAAAAAGGAGAGGACATGTTAACTGCTAAAGGGGATAGATCAAAAATGGAGACCAAGGATACGGACTCCAATGAATCAGAGAGTAGTGAAAGAATCTCAAAAGTGTCAAAAGGCAGACATTCTCCTCATGGTCATAAAGTGTTGGCAAGTCAGTTACCCATGCCCACTGTGACAGGATCCAGTAGGAAGGGGGAGAAAACTGAGCCGACTGAAGATGTTGCTCAACCAATAGATTTTACAGAGGAGGACAATTTGGCCATTCAAGATTCCACTGTCTCATGTAAAGAAGATTTTGTGGTGCCAGTTGTGACAAAAAAAGAGGAGAATGTCATGCAACAACTAGGAACAGAGAAATCAAGAGATAAAGACAGGCAGAAAATTGACCCTATTGAGGAGAAAGCCAGTGGAACTAAatttgagaaagagacagaaccTCCAGTCACGGAAGAACAGCCTGTTTTGGAGAAAGTGGAGAAGAGTGGGAGAGGAAAAGCTCCACGCTTGACACGGACTCCAAAGTCTCCTGTCCTCAAGAACCTCAAGATCAGACTAAATGTCACTGAGGTGAAAGATTTACTTCAAATGGGGGATGAGGAACCTGGAAATCAGGATGATTCTTTTAAAAAGACGAAACCAGGGGAACCTACTAATGACCCATTATTAGAGTCTAGTCCAGGAAAAGATGTGAGTTCTAGCAACGAGGATAAAGATGAGGTGACACCAGAGACTAAGCCTCCAATAGATCCTAAAACTTTGCTACAACAGGAACAGGAGCTGGAGCAAGCTGTGGAGAACATTGCTAAACTGACAGACCCAACCCTCCCAGCAGAGCCACCCACTCCACCTGCCCAACCACCTGCAGAATTAAAAGTAGAGACTGAGGAAGACAAACCAGCCAATCCTGCTAGTGAGTATGAACTTGCTGCTGCGATTGATTCAATTATTGGTGAGGATATAGCTGTCCCTCTGCCTCAAGAGCCAGTAATTAGTGCTGTTGTGGATTCAGACCTAGAGATTCCAACCTTCATCCAGCCAACCAAGGGAGCTGAACTTGTGACTAACATGTCTCCTATTCAGGGGGAGTCCTTTTTCCCAACCACACCCAGGAAAGGTGCTAAGGGCAGAGCTAAAACACAGAAGCGGTCTAAGAGCCAAAAATCAAACAAAAAGGATGCTGTAAAAGCAAGTTCATCGGAACCGGAGAACATCTCTGTTATCACATCAGACAGCACACCCTCCAATGAACAGCCTGTTCCAGAAAGTATTCTCTCATCTACAGCTGCTGGTGTCATTACAGCCACCTCTTGGAAGCCTGAAACTGAGCATTTGGCTCCCAAGGCTACAGACATGCCTAAAGAATCAAAGTTACCTCCAGCCCCTGCAGAACAACCTCCACCTAAACATCTGAAACCTGTCTGCCCCCCAACCAAAAGTCCCACTCTCCCCAAGCCTCatacacaaccaccaccaccggaGTGCATCTCACCATCACTTTCTCCAACCCCAACCCGGCCAAACAtcagaaacacacagccaagcaGGATCCCAGTTTCCCCACCAGATTGGCTCAACCAGTCCAAGGACGCAGTTATCCCTTCCTCTCCTAGAGCCTCAGCAGCACCCGTTGAGAACCCAGGACTTCCCCCTGACACTGAGCCCATGGAGACTGATCACAACATCAGTGACTTGCGTAGGATTCTCATGAAGCACAAAAATGTTTCACTCCCAGTGCCATGCAGTAGTTCTGTTCCTACCAATCTGGGCACCTCGTCCCTTAGGGATCCTCCACACCCACCTGATAGTAATACTCCAATGGTTGCTGTACCTAGTAAGGCCCCTCTAAATGACAACAGGCTGCCATCTCATCCAGCTCAGCCTGTAGTCCGGCCCCCTGCCTCACTACCATCCCCTGAGTCAAAGTCAGTCATTTCTGTTATCGCCTCCGCTGCCACTTCTGTTATCAGTCGTGTTTGCAATCCACCTGACATGGATAAGGTTAATATGTCAGTTGACAGAAATCCGTGTGTGGACATGCCACTTCCCAAGCAGGCATACAGGCCGCCCAGCATGGAGGACAGGGACAGTGGTTCGTACCATGGACCATCCGTTGGTGAGGAGGGTGGAAGTGCTGGGAGGTACTTGGTTGAGAGCTCCGGTCTGGGTACAGGCTCAATCCCAGGTCTAAGGGTGAATACCTCAGAGGGAGTGGTGGTGCTGAGTCACTCAGGGCAGATCAAGGAGGGACCACAGAGGATAAGTGCCAAAATCAGCCAGATCCCACCAGCTACTGCAGTTGACATGGAATCTCAGCAGCTAGTGTCCATGCCCCAGATAAAACCGGAGATGTATACCCACTCCCAGTCAAACACTCCAAAGTGTCCTCAAATACAGACAGACCATGGGCATCCTAAGACGCAACAACCTGTCTCCTCCATTAAACAAGAAAACACTGGTATGGAAAAGTTAGAATCTCCCTACCCATCAGGGCCTCAAGGAGGAGTCGTGAAGAGGCTCCAGCAGACAGTTGGTAGTCCACAAGTGATGGGTTACCATCATCCAGAGTTTACAATGTTATTGAAGCAGCCAAAGAAAGTGGATGGGGCTGATGCTATGACTGCTGACGGGGGTAAGCCATCTTGGACCTCTGCCATAAGTCCTGCAATGAGCCCCCACCTGCCCTCTCCGGCTGGCAACCACGTTGGCTTTGTTTCCGGCTCGGCCACTGATAGAACTCCGTCACATCTCAGTGGGGTCAAACAGGAGCCCCGTTCTCCTCGTAAGTCAGGCCACCCACACTCTCCGTTCACTAAAGTGTCCTCTCCCATCGGCGGCTCCTCTCCAAAAGGCCTCCCTGGGATGCTGCCCTCTGGCCTTCCCGCCATGCAGCAGTATGTCACCAGTGTCCACCACCCTGAGCAGTCTGTCATCATGCAACCTCACAGTGCTCACGTTGGCATTGGCAGGATGTCACCCCATCGTGTCTCCCAAGTGATTCCCATGGGGCACCTTGTCCAAGGAGAAGTCAGGGTGAACACACCACCCCTCTCTGTGATGAGCTTCGGGATGCATGGAGACCCTCTTGCCTCTCCCTGGTCTGGTCCTCTCCAGCAACGTCCCACCTCGCCCCAGGCGGTAGGCAGAGACATGGTCCTCAAGGTTAACCCCGGGAATGTAAGGGGCCACGAGGGAGAGCAAGAGGATGCCAGACGCTTCCATCAAGCCACagggagaccatctgccacccaGCTGAAACCAGAGACTATGCAGGCGGATCCCCGCGGAGCCTTGCGCAGCGGGCTGCAGCTGGACCCGTACATGTCACCCAGGGACATGCGTGTGCTCATGCACCACCCGCAGGGAGAGCGCTCTGCCCCAGAGCCACACCAGGGACACATCCAAGAGACtgtcccaccctcttcaacatctACCAACATCACCTCGTCCCTGTCCCCCAGGGCACATCTGCTGGCTAAAGGTGTGTCCGAGAAGGAAGTCACAAAGCCACAGGAGGTCAAGAGCCCACACTCTCCTCTGAAGGATGGGATGATGGGGATTCGGCCATCTATGGCCGCCATGGCGTCCCCACAAAGGGTGCAGTTGCTGCCATCAGGGACGGGCGCTTCCTTCTCGGAGTATCCAGGAATGTACAGCAACACCCGGGCCATCCATTCCCAGATCACGGAGACCTCTCCTTTTGCGATCAACCAGGCACCTCTCAACATCACTTCTACCTTA GGTGCAGACCCCAGCCAGTCACAAGCTGATGGCAAGGTGAAACAAGTTGGACACCAACCTGTCAACATGGTGCAGCTGCTCACG AAGTACCCGATAGTGTGGCAAGGGCTGCTAGCACTGAAGAATGACCAAGCTGCTGTCCAGCTGCATTTTGTCTGTGGCAACAAAGCATTGGCTCTACGGTCGCTGCCCTTACCAGAGGGAGGAGCGCTGCTTCGGATCGTCCAGAGAATGAGACTTGAGGCGTCACAACTGGATGGTGTGGCTAGAAGAATGACA CAGGGGGAGAGTGAGTTCTGTCTCCTGCTAGCTCTGCCATGTGGACGGGACCAGGAGGATGTCCTGAACCAGACCCAGGCCCTAAGGACCGCTTTCATAAACTACCTGCAGGCCAAGCTGGCTGCAGGCATCATCAATGTCCCCAACCCAGGCTCCAATCAG CCTGCCTATGTGTTGCAGATATTCCCACCATGCGAGTTTTCAGAGAGCCACTTATCCCGGCTAGCCCCTGACCTCCTCAACCGGATCTCCAATATCTCCCCTCACCTCATGATTGTCATCACCTCTGTGTAA